A window of Staphylococcus sp. 17KM0847 contains these coding sequences:
- a CDS encoding DUF309 domain-containing protein has translation MQHALIDFYYQFHTKQHYFLCHDILEEAWKAQPHYSKNDMIVSLILFATASYHYRRQNFIGARRLYQKAYDIVEPYDDDSVMLQLGIEASQYRSQLNMLIEATHSQLPFSPIALPITHDMKKALKRSYPTYYWCDTLIQSENIIHHHKYRDRSDVIAARKTAWALRNQ, from the coding sequence ATGCAACATGCACTGATTGATTTTTATTATCAGTTTCATACGAAGCAACATTACTTTTTATGTCATGATATTTTAGAAGAGGCATGGAAAGCACAACCTCACTACTCTAAAAATGATATGATTGTTAGTTTAATATTATTTGCTACGGCTTCATACCATTACCGACGTCAAAACTTTATAGGTGCGCGACGATTATATCAAAAAGCATATGATATCGTCGAACCGTATGATGATGATAGTGTGATGTTACAATTAGGGATAGAGGCTTCACAGTATCGCAGTCAGTTAAATATGCTCATTGAAGCGACTCATTCTCAATTGCCTTTCTCCCCCATTGCTTTACCCATAACGCATGATATGAAAAAAGCTTTAAAAAGATCATATCCTACATATTATTGGTGTGATACGCTCATTCAGTCTGAGAACATTATACATCATCATAAGTATAGAGATCGTTCTGATGTTATTGCAGCACGTAAAACAGCGTGGGCGCTACGCAATCAATGA
- a CDS encoding ScpA family protein, whose product MYEVKLDAFSGPLDLLLHLIQQFEIDIYDIPMKALTEQYMQYVHAMKQLEINVASEYLVMASELLMIKSKLLLPDYTSDEVVEEDPREALVGKLIEYQNYKAYAEMLNKKKEERCHYYTKTPSDLSDYEQSERIPEGTTIDLTALIVAYQKMKTRIALKKPTQVNIQKETYTIQQSTAQIYKQLSHYDKLSFFDLFTFNESIEHVVTHFLALLEMAKIGAVNIQQTKAFHNIEITKGVNYGTPAQ is encoded by the coding sequence ATGTATGAAGTAAAATTAGATGCCTTTAGTGGCCCTTTAGATTTATTATTACATCTCATCCAACAATTTGAAATAGATATTTACGATATACCTATGAAAGCATTAACCGAACAATATATGCAATATGTGCATGCTATGAAACAACTAGAAATCAATGTGGCAAGTGAATATTTAGTCATGGCTTCAGAACTTTTAATGATTAAAAGTAAACTATTGTTGCCAGACTATACATCTGATGAAGTGGTTGAAGAAGATCCACGAGAAGCACTTGTTGGCAAGCTGATCGAATACCAAAACTATAAAGCCTACGCAGAAATGTTAAACAAAAAAAAAGAAGAGCGATGCCATTACTATACAAAAACACCTTCTGATTTATCAGACTATGAACAATCCGAACGTATTCCTGAAGGTACAACAATTGATCTTACAGCACTTATTGTTGCATATCAAAAAATGAAAACACGTATTGCACTCAAAAAGCCAACGCAAGTCAACATCCAAAAAGAAACGTATACCATTCAACAATCGACAGCACAAATTTATAAGCAGCTCTCTCATTATGATAAATTATCTTTTTTTGACTTATTTACATTTAATGAATCTATTGAACATGTGGTCACGCATTTTTTAGCTTTATTAGAAATGGCAAAAATAGGTGCTGTAAATATTCAACAAACGAAAGCTTTCCACAATATTGAAATTACTAAAGGAGTCAATTATGGTACACCAGCTCAATAG
- the scpB gene encoding SMC-Scp complex subunit ScpB — MVHQLNSALTALLYTVGEDGIDTQQLMTSLNIDEETLIAEIEALKLPGLKVQKFGETYVLTTAKEMEPYIESLIMNKVSTKLSQASMEVLSIIAYNQPVTRSDIEMIRGISSDGPVKTLIAKGLIEPKQQAEARGQQLYTTDLFLNVFGLESLSELPTTDEEAEEIETFFSNLVNQKGHPTHE; from the coding sequence ATGGTACACCAGCTCAATAGTGCACTCACAGCACTTTTATATACAGTAGGAGAAGACGGTATTGATACACAACAATTAATGACATCTTTAAATATTGATGAAGAAACACTTATTGCTGAAATAGAAGCTCTAAAGCTCCCCGGTTTAAAAGTTCAAAAATTTGGGGAAACATATGTATTAACAACAGCCAAAGAAATGGAACCGTATATAGAATCTTTAATTATGAATAAGGTTTCAACTAAATTATCACAAGCATCAATGGAAGTTTTATCAATTATTGCGTATAATCAACCTGTTACACGTAGTGATATTGAAATGATACGGGGAATAAGCTCTGATGGTCCTGTTAAGACTTTGATCGCCAAAGGACTTATTGAGCCAAAACAGCAAGCTGAAGCACGAGGGCAACAGCTTTATACAACAGATTTATTTTTAAATGTTTTTGGACTTGAAAGCTTATCTGAATTGCCAACAACAGATGAAGAAGCAGAAGAAATAGAAACATTTTTTAGTAATCTTGTGAATCAGAAAGGACATCCAACACATGAATAA